The following proteins come from a genomic window of Aequorivita marisscotiae:
- a CDS encoding universal stress protein, with the protein MKILLAVDGSGFSKAAVEELHKMTLTSHTEICIINVYEYPATLGPELMATGGNLNNYFEEFISGAKKLGDKIVSEASDVLKSKNEALTITTTVVSGLPKSAILEKAEDWKADLIVVGSQGQGALSRLLLGSVSQYLATHAKCSVLIARDKNEG; encoded by the coding sequence ATGAAAATATTATTGGCAGTAGACGGTTCAGGCTTTAGCAAAGCTGCCGTAGAAGAGCTCCATAAAATGACATTAACATCACATACTGAAATCTGCATCATAAATGTTTATGAATATCCAGCGACGCTTGGCCCTGAACTAATGGCTACAGGTGGAAACTTGAACAATTACTTTGAAGAATTCATAAGCGGTGCCAAAAAATTGGGCGACAAAATTGTTTCGGAAGCCAGCGATGTCCTAAAGAGTAAAAACGAAGCTCTTACTATAACTACTACCGTTGTGAGTGGATTACCCAAAAGTGCCATCCTGGAAAAAGCAGAGGATTGGAAGGCAGATTTAATCGTAGTTGGCTCTCAAGGTCAAGGTGCGCTTTCGCGCCTCCTTTTAGGTTCTGTTTCCCAATACTTAGCCACGCACGCCAAGTGCTCGGTATTGATTGCAAGAGATAAGAATGAAGGGTAA
- a CDS encoding class I fructose-bisphosphate aldolase produces MKTDKNIVELLGEKADFYLEHVCEKITKDELQTPSTNSIDKVFGNSNRNSQVLRSLSQLYNHGNLAGTGYLSILPVDQGIEHSAAFSFYKNPDYFDPENIIKLAMEAGCNGVASTFGVLGLNARKYAHKIPFIVKINHNELLTYPNKYDQTLFGKVKNAWDMGAIAVGATIYFGSAESNRQLKEIAEAFEEAHNLGMATILWCYTRNEAFKTNREDYHAAADVTGQANHLGVTIQADIIKQKLPTNNFGFKEIGFGKYDDEMYKTLTTDHPIDLCRLQVANCYMGKIGLINSGGGSKGKSDLSEAVTTAVINKRAGGSGLIMGRKAFQKPFSEGVRVLQSVQEVYLDNKINIA; encoded by the coding sequence ATGAAAACAGACAAGAATATAGTAGAACTTTTAGGAGAAAAAGCAGACTTCTATTTAGAACACGTTTGTGAAAAAATAACAAAAGATGAGTTACAAACACCAAGCACAAATAGTATAGACAAGGTGTTTGGCAATAGCAACAGAAATTCACAGGTACTTCGTAGCCTTTCCCAATTATACAATCACGGAAATCTGGCAGGAACTGGTTATTTAAGTATCCTTCCTGTTGACCAAGGTATTGAGCATAGCGCGGCCTTTTCATTCTATAAAAACCCAGATTATTTTGACCCAGAGAACATCATAAAACTTGCTATGGAAGCTGGTTGCAATGGTGTGGCATCCACGTTTGGTGTATTGGGATTGAACGCCCGAAAATATGCCCATAAAATCCCTTTTATCGTCAAGATTAACCATAACGAGCTACTTACCTATCCAAATAAATATGACCAAACATTATTTGGTAAGGTAAAAAATGCCTGGGATATGGGAGCAATTGCCGTAGGAGCTACGATTTATTTTGGTTCAGCAGAAAGCAACAGACAGCTAAAAGAAATAGCTGAAGCTTTTGAAGAAGCACACAATCTGGGAATGGCCACCATCTTATGGTGCTATACACGGAACGAGGCATTTAAAACCAACAGGGAAGATTATCACGCAGCTGCCGATGTAACTGGGCAGGCAAACCATTTGGGTGTTACTATTCAAGCAGACATCATCAAACAAAAATTACCTACCAATAATTTTGGTTTCAAAGAGATAGGATTTGGAAAATATGATGATGAAATGTATAAAACCCTTACCACAGACCACCCTATTGACCTTTGCAGGTTGCAAGTAGCCAATTGCTATATGGGTAAAATAGGGCTGATTAATTCAGGTGGTGGTTCCAAAGGCAAATCAGATTTGTCCGAAGCTGTAACAACTGCCGTTATCAATAAAAGGGCTGGTGGTTCTGGGCTGATAATGGGAAGAAAAGCATTTCAAAAACCCTTTAGCGAAGGCGTGAGAGTATTACAATCCGTTCAGGAAGTGTATCTGGATAATAAAATTAATATAGCATAA
- a CDS encoding lycopene cyclase domain-containing protein, which yields MSLITMPFGLTEPLFVPEYWFPPSLFHLAERTGFDIESLIFSFAIGGIGTVLYNLIFKKGYIDMPHTERSHQRHKLHIYILFVPAIVFVIFSLFTTLNHIYCGIIAMFLGGLATLYCRPDLKGKIWVGGILFTILYFIYFGSILPFYPQYVELYWNLDNLTHILVLGIPIEELLFAFTFGMYWSGLYEHLYWRKLIKSKEMSTN from the coding sequence ATGAGCCTTATCACTATGCCCTTTGGCCTAACAGAACCCTTGTTTGTTCCAGAATATTGGTTTCCACCTTCCCTCTTCCATTTAGCGGAAAGAACAGGCTTTGATATTGAAAGCCTTATCTTCTCTTTTGCCATTGGCGGAATAGGGACGGTATTGTATAATCTGATATTCAAAAAAGGCTATATAGATATGCCTCATACCGAACGGAGCCACCAAAGACATAAGCTACATATTTATATACTTTTTGTTCCAGCCATTGTATTTGTCATATTTAGTCTTTTCACCACGCTTAACCACATCTATTGTGGCATCATTGCAATGTTTTTAGGTGGTTTGGCAACATTGTACTGTCGCCCAGATTTAAAAGGAAAGATATGGGTTGGAGGAATCTTGTTTACCATACTGTACTTCATTTATTTCGGAAGCATCCTTCCGTTCTATCCCCAATATGTGGAGTTGTACTGGAATCTGGACAACCTGACCCATATTCTTGTTTTGGGAATCCCAATTGAAGAGTTACTGTTCGCTTTCACCTTTGGTATGTATTGGTCTGGATTATATGAACACTTGTATTGGAGAAAACTTATAAAATCGAAAGAAATGTCAACCAACTAA
- a CDS encoding HYC_CC_PP family protein, whose product MKKVFHKISSVCLALIVLLSTVSFTIDSHYCGDTLVDSSLFGHVETCGMDKQLSKNDCQSEVQDDSCCSDKQLVVEGQDDLKMSFNTLNFEQQVFVVSFVHSYINLFETLDSHIVPFRDYAVPFLIRDIQKLHETYLI is encoded by the coding sequence ATGAAAAAAGTTTTTCATAAAATATCGTCCGTTTGTTTGGCACTTATCGTGCTATTGTCAACAGTTTCTTTTACTATTGATAGTCATTACTGTGGCGATACTTTAGTGGATTCTTCTTTATTTGGGCACGTTGAAACTTGCGGAATGGATAAACAACTATCCAAAAATGATTGTCAAAGTGAAGTTCAGGATGATTCCTGCTGTTCAGATAAGCAATTAGTTGTTGAAGGTCAGGACGACCTGAAGATGTCTTTTAACACCTTAAATTTTGAGCAACAAGTCTTTGTTGTCTCTTTTGTACATTCTTATATCAATCTCTTTGAGACTCTTGATTCACACATTGTACCATTTAGAGATTATGCGGTTCCCTTTCTCATACGGGATATACAAAAACTACACGAAACTTATTTAATTTGA
- a CDS encoding NAD(P)/FAD-dependent oxidoreductase produces MKDSHAHNNTMDSTCMVADEICLPDSKFPRIVIIGGGFAGLALVEKLKHKEVQVVLFDKNNFHQFQPLLYQVATSALEPDSIVFPFRKQFNGYKNVVFRLVEVEEIQPSLNTLITSKGKVHYDYLVIATGTTTNFFGMDKVAENSLGMKDIRDSLNIRHMMLQNLEQAAITCDDDERDAPTNFVIVGGGPAGVEMAGALAEFCKYILPKDYPEYPASIMNIYLIEAIDELLSTMSDKASSKTLKYLEDLNVKVLLNEAVSNYDGKEVTTISGKTILAKNLIWTAGVKGQFPNGIDEKHIVRGNRIKTDANLKVEGYENIFAIGDIAAIITKDTPKGHPQVAQAAIQQGKYLGNSILNLINNKPTQPFEYKDKGSLATVGKRKAVADLGKFKFAGYFAWLLWSVVHLMSISGFRNRLMVGFNWAVSYFTYEKSNRLIIRNFKPKSLIDNTEE; encoded by the coding sequence ATGAAGGATAGCCACGCACATAACAACACAATGGATTCTACTTGTATGGTAGCAGATGAAATCTGTCTTCCGGATTCCAAATTCCCACGTATTGTTATCATTGGTGGAGGGTTTGCAGGTTTGGCATTGGTAGAAAAATTGAAACACAAAGAAGTACAAGTTGTATTGTTCGATAAAAACAACTTTCATCAATTTCAACCTTTGCTGTACCAAGTGGCTACAAGTGCGTTGGAACCTGATAGCATAGTATTTCCATTTAGGAAACAATTCAATGGTTACAAAAATGTAGTATTTCGTTTGGTCGAAGTAGAAGAAATTCAGCCCTCATTAAACACATTAATAACCTCTAAAGGAAAAGTTCACTATGACTATCTGGTAATTGCTACAGGTACAACCACCAATTTTTTTGGGATGGATAAAGTAGCAGAAAACAGCTTGGGAATGAAGGATATCCGAGATTCCCTGAACATTCGCCATATGATGTTGCAAAATTTAGAACAGGCTGCCATTACCTGTGATGATGATGAACGGGATGCCCCAACAAATTTTGTAATTGTAGGTGGTGGTCCTGCCGGTGTAGAGATGGCAGGAGCATTGGCTGAATTCTGTAAATACATTCTACCCAAAGATTATCCAGAGTATCCTGCTTCCATTATGAACATTTATTTAATAGAAGCCATTGATGAGTTGTTAAGCACAATGTCTGATAAGGCATCATCGAAAACCCTCAAATATTTAGAGGATTTAAATGTAAAGGTATTATTAAATGAAGCTGTAAGCAATTATGATGGAAAGGAAGTCACTACCATAAGTGGTAAGACCATTTTGGCTAAAAACCTTATCTGGACGGCTGGCGTAAAAGGACAATTCCCAAATGGTATTGATGAAAAACACATAGTCAGGGGCAACCGGATTAAAACCGATGCTAATTTAAAAGTAGAAGGCTACGAAAACATTTTTGCCATAGGCGATATAGCGGCTATAATTACTAAAGATACACCAAAAGGGCATCCACAGGTGGCGCAGGCAGCAATTCAACAAGGAAAATATCTGGGTAATTCTATATTAAACCTCATAAATAATAAACCCACACAACCTTTCGAATATAAAGACAAAGGCTCCTTGGCCACTGTAGGAAAACGCAAGGCAGTTGCCGATTTGGGCAAATTTAAATTTGCAGGCTATTTCGCCTGGTTGCTGTGGTCCGTTGTTCACTTGATGTCCATAAGTGGATTTAGAAATAGATTGATGGTTGGTTTTAATTGGGCGGTTAGCTATTTCACTTATGAAAAGAGCAACCGCTTGATTATTAGAAATTTTAAGCCAAAATCATTAATCGATAATACAGAAGAATAA
- a CDS encoding ATP-dependent 6-phosphofructokinase, with amino-acid sequence MDSTIKHIGVFTSGGDSPGMNAALYAITKTAEVNGINVSGFRKGYEGLIDGDLVQLKSHELQKLTQKGGTILKTARSKRFLELEGRKKALQTLNANKIDALIAIGGDGTFKGLLAFSEICDIPFVGIPGTIDNDISGTDYTLGFDSAVNTAIENIDKIRDTAESHNRVFIVEVMGRDSGYIGIHSGLMVGADAILIPESDTDFINLLDKVKNYDSEDAFLIVVSEGDEIGAEFVSSKIKEVNPNVDLRITKLGHIQRGGNPSALDRMLGIRLGVEAVKSLLQSKKNVMVGVLNNQLHLTPFNEVVKQHQVNKELHELLELFGT; translated from the coding sequence ATGGATAGTACTATAAAACATATAGGTGTATTTACCTCTGGAGGTGATAGTCCAGGGATGAATGCAGCCTTGTACGCCATTACAAAAACGGCTGAAGTAAATGGTATAAACGTAAGCGGCTTTCGAAAAGGATATGAAGGATTGATAGACGGTGACTTGGTTCAATTAAAATCACACGAATTACAAAAACTGACCCAAAAGGGTGGCACTATCCTTAAGACAGCCCGAAGCAAACGTTTTCTCGAACTGGAAGGTCGAAAAAAAGCCCTGCAAACCCTAAATGCAAACAAAATAGACGCTTTAATTGCCATAGGTGGTGATGGTACTTTTAAAGGTCTATTGGCTTTTTCAGAGATATGCGATATCCCATTCGTAGGGATTCCCGGGACTATTGACAACGATATTTCGGGTACGGATTACACCCTTGGTTTCGATTCCGCTGTTAACACAGCCATTGAAAACATTGATAAAATAAGGGATACTGCCGAATCTCACAATCGGGTATTTATCGTGGAAGTAATGGGTAGAGATTCTGGCTATATCGGCATTCATTCAGGATTGATGGTTGGCGCTGATGCCATACTCATCCCAGAGAGCGATACCGACTTTATTAACCTTTTAGATAAAGTGAAAAATTACGATAGCGAGGATGCTTTTCTAATCGTAGTTTCTGAAGGTGACGAAATTGGTGCCGAATTTGTTTCATCAAAAATAAAGGAAGTCAATCCCAATGTCGATTTACGCATAACAAAGCTTGGCCACATACAGCGAGGTGGAAATCCTTCTGCTTTAGATAGAATGTTGGGTATTAGGCTTGGGGTGGAAGCCGTAAAATCACTTTTACAAAGTAAAAAGAATGTAATGGTCGGGGTTTTAAACAATCAATTGCACTTAACCCCTTTTAATGAAGTGGTCAAACAACATCAGGTCAATAAAGAATTGCACGAACTCTTAGAACTATTTGGAACATAA
- a CDS encoding DUF5676 family membrane protein yields the protein MYRLNVKKLGFAFGLTGALIYLGCMIVMSTAGREATIDFFNSLLHGLDTTSIIRMDVPLWEAGLGIVQIFILGWLIGACIAAFYNAQIKVKK from the coding sequence ATGTATCGATTAAACGTAAAAAAACTCGGATTTGCTTTCGGTCTTACGGGGGCACTAATTTACTTAGGCTGTATGATAGTTATGTCAACAGCAGGTCGAGAAGCCACTATCGATTTTTTCAACAGCCTATTGCACGGTTTAGATACCACAAGCATTATCAGGATGGATGTGCCACTATGGGAAGCTGGTTTGGGAATAGTACAGATATTCATTTTAGGATGGCTAATAGGTGCCTGTATTGCGGCTTTTTATAATGCGCAAATAAAAGTCAAAAAATAA
- a CDS encoding WG repeat-containing protein — protein MKKLLITLVLIPFIGIAQTFENLDYISPFSNGVAAIKKGNEWGFIDPEGNLIVDFRNDLVATKTDNASYPIFSNGKCLIANQKDGVLYYGYIDKTGKTVITPQFLNANNFQYGKALVLKVEKETIGYNDIFKKDVVNYHYFELVIDENGNTIDHLTQLAIHVSPKDKNDKNPPAITSKLISENLVAVKGNNKKWRIKKI, from the coding sequence ATGAAAAAACTACTTATCACATTAGTATTAATTCCCTTTATAGGAATTGCACAAACCTTTGAAAATTTAGACTACATCTCGCCTTTTAGCAATGGCGTCGCTGCCATTAAAAAAGGGAACGAATGGGGTTTTATTGACCCAGAAGGAAATTTAATCGTTGATTTTCGAAATGATTTGGTGGCAACCAAAACAGACAATGCAAGCTACCCTATATTCAGTAACGGAAAATGCCTGATTGCAAACCAAAAAGATGGCGTGCTCTATTATGGCTATATCGATAAAACTGGAAAAACTGTCATCACTCCACAATTCCTCAATGCCAACAACTTTCAATATGGCAAAGCCTTGGTGTTAAAAGTTGAAAAAGAAACCATTGGCTATAATGACATTTTCAAAAAAGACGTGGTAAACTACCATTATTTTGAGCTTGTTATAGATGAGAATGGTAATACCATTGACCATTTAACGCAATTGGCCATTCACGTCTCGCCAAAAGATAAGAATGATAAAAATCCACCTGCCATCACATCAAAATTGATTTCGGAAAATTTGGTGGCAGTTAAAGGTAATAATAAGAAGTGGCGTATAAAAAAAATCTAA
- a CDS encoding HYC_CC_PP family protein produces MKSFFTKILSFFLAVFILFSTTSFTVNMHFCCNKMVDLAFFSKAESCMETAQKKDNNSKQCTTIQEKDCCDNKTILKEGDDTFKKANTISEIETLVFLNNFVYSYINLFEGLEKNTVSFKAYRPPLLSTDLVILNESFLI; encoded by the coding sequence GTGAAATCTTTTTTTACTAAAATACTGTCCTTCTTTTTAGCAGTTTTTATACTGTTTTCCACCACATCCTTTACGGTAAATATGCACTTTTGCTGTAATAAAATGGTGGATTTGGCTTTTTTTAGTAAAGCAGAATCTTGTATGGAGACTGCACAGAAAAAAGATAATAATTCCAAGCAATGTACTACAATACAAGAGAAAGACTGTTGCGATAATAAGACCATCTTGAAAGAAGGAGATGACACCTTCAAGAAGGCCAATACAATTTCAGAGATTGAAACTTTAGTTTTCTTAAACAACTTCGTCTATTCTTATATCAACCTTTTTGAAGGTTTAGAGAAAAACACAGTTTCTTTTAAGGCTTATAGGCCACCTTTGCTATCCACAGACCTTGTAATCCTCAACGAGTCCTTTTTAATTTGA
- a CDS encoding type II glyceraldehyde-3-phosphate dehydrogenase has product MKEIGVIGYGVIGKRVADAIKLQDDMKLSGVCDIISDWRIQNAVRKEYDIYAATEEAANDMDSKGISVKGSLQELLKKSDLVVDCTPKKIAAQNVVIYKEQNIKFILHGGEKHETTGHSFSAENNYKSALNLNATRVVSCNTTSILRTLTALKRADLLDYARGTLLRRATDPWESHLGGIMNTMVPEKDIPSHQGPDAKSVDPELDVITAAVKVPETLSHMHYWNVKLKKQATKEEVLNAFKTSSRIKLIQYDQGLVSNNTIKEMFLDMGRPWGDMYEVALWEDMLKVDGDELFYAYIVDNQAIVIPETIDAIRALTGIETDGTKSIAKTNESLGIH; this is encoded by the coding sequence ATGAAAGAAATAGGAGTTATAGGATACGGAGTCATAGGAAAAAGAGTGGCAGATGCCATCAAATTACAAGATGATATGAAGCTTTCGGGCGTTTGCGATATAATCAGCGATTGGCGCATTCAAAATGCCGTAAGAAAGGAGTATGATATTTATGCAGCTACCGAAGAAGCAGCCAATGATATGGACTCAAAAGGAATTTCAGTAAAAGGAAGCTTACAGGAACTTTTAAAGAAATCAGATCTTGTTGTGGACTGTACACCCAAAAAAATTGCCGCTCAGAATGTCGTTATCTACAAGGAGCAAAACATCAAATTTATTCTACACGGTGGCGAAAAACACGAAACCACAGGGCATTCCTTTAGTGCAGAAAATAATTACAAATCGGCTCTAAACTTGAATGCGACAAGAGTAGTTTCTTGTAATACTACGTCTATTTTAAGAACCTTGACCGCTTTAAAAAGAGCCGATTTATTGGATTATGCCAGAGGTACACTTTTAAGAAGAGCTACAGACCCTTGGGAAAGTCATTTAGGTGGTATTATGAATACAATGGTTCCCGAAAAAGATATCCCAAGCCATCAAGGTCCAGATGCTAAAAGTGTTGACCCAGAACTGGATGTCATCACCGCAGCGGTAAAAGTACCCGAAACATTGAGCCATATGCACTACTGGAATGTGAAATTGAAAAAGCAGGCGACAAAGGAAGAAGTGCTAAATGCTTTCAAAACTTCAAGTCGTATTAAATTAATTCAATATGACCAAGGCTTGGTTTCTAACAACACCATTAAAGAAATGTTTCTGGATATGGGAAGACCTTGGGGCGATATGTATGAAGTAGCCCTATGGGAAGATATGCTGAAAGTAGATGGCGACGAACTTTTCTATGCTTATATAGTCGATAATCAAGCTATTGTAATCCCGGAAACAATTGATGCTATTAGGGCATTAACTGGAATTGAAACAGATGGTACAAAATCCATAGCCAAAACAAATGAAAGTTTAGGAATCCATTAA
- a CDS encoding heavy-metal-associated domain-containing protein, producing MMKQKFQISGISCGGCVSRVKKTLEEHPNIEKAEIFLAPKGAALITMNEALSVAELQKQLDGLNGYTITELN from the coding sequence ATGATGAAACAAAAATTTCAAATAAGCGGAATCAGCTGCGGTGGATGTGTATCAAGAGTAAAAAAGACTTTAGAAGAACATCCCAATATAGAAAAAGCAGAGATCTTTTTGGCACCAAAAGGTGCTGCACTTATCACGATGAATGAAGCACTTTCTGTTGCCGAATTACAAAAGCAACTTGATGGGCTCAATGGTTATACAATTACAGAATTAAATTAA
- a CDS encoding helix-turn-helix domain-containing protein, giving the protein MNKPKEFWIKNMVCNRCLKVIKQELQELEVTVLSLELGRLLVEAQKKTNNEIIDTVTSVLHANNFEIVQNEEEMLTERIKIILIEQLQELPLHIKVKTSELLASRLHKDYKTLSRLFSANQQTTIEKYFIKLKIEKVKELIQLKQHSFSDIGYLLDYSSVNHLSRQFKEVVGMSMTDYKNTGNWKRNFYDEII; this is encoded by the coding sequence ATGAACAAACCAAAAGAATTTTGGATTAAGAATATGGTCTGTAACCGCTGCTTAAAAGTAATTAAACAAGAATTACAAGAACTTGAAGTTACAGTGCTTTCCTTGGAATTAGGAAGGTTGCTGGTAGAAGCACAAAAAAAAACGAACAATGAAATTATCGATACCGTTACAAGTGTACTTCACGCCAATAATTTTGAAATTGTTCAGAATGAAGAAGAAATGCTCACAGAAAGAATCAAGATTATTCTAATAGAACAATTGCAAGAGCTACCGTTACATATTAAGGTAAAAACATCTGAACTATTGGCTTCAAGACTTCATAAAGATTACAAGACATTGAGCAGATTGTTTTCAGCAAATCAACAGACAACCATTGAAAAGTACTTTATCAAATTAAAAATAGAAAAAGTCAAAGAGCTCATTCAGCTTAAACAACATTCCTTTTCAGATATAGGATATTTATTGGACTACAGTAGTGTCAACCACCTGTCTAGACAGTTTAAGGAAGTGGTGGGAATGAGTATGACCGATTACAAAAACACAGGAAATTGGAAACGGAATTTCTATGATGAAATTATATAG
- a CDS encoding SHOCT domain-containing protein, translating to MHFYEGHFGGMHLIWWIIWIILLAWIFFIPADIPYQKTKKDSPLDILKNRFAKGEISKEEFEESKKILKSDN from the coding sequence ATGCATTTTTACGAAGGACATTTTGGAGGTATGCACCTAATATGGTGGATTATATGGATTATTTTATTGGCTTGGATATTCTTTATCCCAGCAGATATCCCTTATCAAAAAACAAAGAAGGACAGCCCACTGGATATTCTTAAAAACCGCTTTGCAAAAGGCGAAATATCCAAGGAAGAATTTGAGGAATCAAAAAAGATATTAAAATCAGACAACTAA
- a CDS encoding dicarboxylate/amino acid:cation symporter, whose translation MFDTEIKSLKSLNHYLLKLVESRLWLKVIIALFLGVGFGLLLSPQNGWISKETADIAGNWLALPGVLFLKLVQMIMIPLIVASIITGIASNDKDSLKKLGGGVLLYFLGTTIVSVSLGVILSQLFRPGRFLHQQALAEHNEITDVPTENPELSFGIETIPDAISNLLPENPLASMVSGEMLSIVIFTIIIGVAVLSLENALLRPVKLLLSAIQEVCMTVVKWSMLLVPIAVFGLMAQLTSSVGLSSLSGLTYYVGVVLLGLLLLVIFYLGLIVLLGKANPMHFLKKIRDVQLLAFSTTSSAAVMPLSLQTAEEELKVDKTISNFIIPIGATVNMDGTALYQTITTLFIAQAYGLEMSLLNIIVVIVTIVAASIGTPAIPGGGVVILASVLGSVGIPAEGIIIIIGVERLLGMFRTAVNVTGDLTACMVFNRLYGIKNTEILKKEAL comes from the coding sequence ATGTTTGACACAGAGATAAAATCATTAAAATCACTTAACCACTACCTCCTTAAACTGGTAGAAAGCCGTCTATGGCTTAAAGTAATCATTGCCTTGTTTTTAGGTGTTGGATTTGGTCTGCTATTGAGCCCACAAAATGGATGGATTTCTAAAGAAACAGCAGATATCGCGGGGAATTGGCTGGCATTGCCTGGTGTCCTGTTTCTGAAATTGGTTCAAATGATTATGATTCCGTTGATTGTGGCTTCCATCATTACTGGAATAGCAAGTAATGATAAGGACAGTCTAAAAAAATTAGGTGGTGGGGTTTTGTTATATTTTCTAGGTACTACGATAGTTTCGGTAAGTTTGGGTGTCATACTATCTCAACTTTTTAGACCTGGTCGCTTTTTACATCAACAGGCTCTAGCTGAACATAATGAAATTACAGATGTTCCAACGGAAAATCCAGAGCTTTCCTTCGGAATTGAAACGATTCCTGATGCCATCTCAAACTTACTTCCCGAAAACCCGTTGGCATCTATGGTAAGTGGTGAAATGTTAAGCATTGTAATTTTCACAATCATTATTGGTGTAGCTGTGCTATCACTTGAAAATGCCTTACTGCGCCCAGTGAAGCTGCTTCTAAGTGCCATTCAGGAAGTCTGTATGACAGTAGTAAAATGGTCAATGCTTCTAGTGCCTATTGCTGTTTTCGGACTTATGGCGCAGCTTACCTCTAGTGTTGGTTTAAGTTCTCTTTCCGGTCTCACCTATTATGTTGGCGTCGTCCTGCTCGGTCTATTACTTTTGGTAATTTTCTATTTAGGGCTAATTGTGCTTCTTGGTAAAGCAAACCCTATGCATTTCCTAAAAAAAATAAGGGACGTTCAATTATTGGCCTTTTCAACCACAAGCTCTGCGGCCGTGATGCCACTTTCCCTTCAAACAGCCGAAGAAGAATTGAAGGTGGACAAGACCATTAGCAATTTTATTATTCCCATAGGTGCAACCGTCAATATGGATGGCACTGCACTCTATCAAACCATAACTACGCTATTCATAGCCCAAGCCTATGGCTTGGAAATGAGTTTGCTCAATATTATTGTGGTCATCGTAACCATCGTTGCTGCTTCAATCGGCACACCTGCCATTCCCGGAGGTGGTGTGGTGATACTCGCTTCTGTTTTGGGAAGTGTCGGTATTCCAGCCGAAGGCATCATCATTATCATTGGTGTAGAAAGATTGTTGGGAATGTTCAGGACTGCTGTAAACGTAACGGGTGACCTTACAGCTTGTATGGTTTTTAATAGGTTGTATGGTATAAAAAATACTGAAATTCTTAAAAAAGAAGCTTTATAA